A genome region from Gadus chalcogrammus isolate NIFS_2021 chromosome 5, NIFS_Gcha_1.0, whole genome shotgun sequence includes the following:
- the pkdccb gene encoding extracellular tyrosine-protein kinase PKDCC, with protein MPVLGSPLCAAALLAFVVSSVSVSLLIRSLQLGANKGNMTKGTAEDQDLNWRRSALLHQLNERRKEIIPLLSARGSEKKMLAESRYFPQQHQSFSAMFDYNLWNEITDGSRRMLMDEMDCDSLVGVQTGNVLGSGYTKLVLKVVLREDQPVALKFVNEQGNDMEKCLQDFGDPRGCLELVAYKLKKEIVLLQRLKHPNIIKLRGHCMEEPGQGLERDGGGGGGRVTAILEQGYPLQMIQLLQSPWEERFRVCLGLVRLLHFLSRSPLGSVGLLDFQPRQFVLVSGELKLTDLDDASVEETPCRSDRDCLLQFPHRNFTLPCSAAGLCRDLNQKRNLYNAYRYFFTYLLPHQAPPGLTHLVDHIMNSTGELRADINQTLGSFEEILLLYKSGLHLDNLPPSIIRDYTVMRGLATAGDVEYRCWPSFSPRGCVLAVHSALEGMALCSAHPQCTSFSLSGETTWSGHLLASFRSGFSHLLPDGRSEVYLRRAKASEPSGV; from the exons ATGCCCGTCCTGGGCAGCCCATTATGTGCCGCCGCCCTGCTGGCTTTCGTGGTTAGCTCCGTATCGGTGTCGCTCCTCATCAGGAGTTTACAGCTGGGGGCGAATAAAGGAAACATGACCAAGGGAACCGCGGAGGACCAGGATCTCAACTGGCGACGGAGTGCGCTGCTGCATCAACTCAATGAGAGACGCAAGGAGATTATTCCATTGCTTTCGGCTCGCGGCAGTGAGAAGAAAATGTTGGCAGAATCTCGGTATTTCCCCCAGCAGCATCAGTCCTTCAGCGCAATGTTTGACTACAATCTGTGGAACGAGATCACGGATGGATCTAGGCGAATGCTCATGGATGAGATGGATTGTGATTCCCTGGTCGGCGTGCAAACCGGGAACGTCCTGGGCTCCGGATACACGAAGCTGGTTCTCAAAGTAGTTCTGCGCGAAGACCAACCGGTGGCGTTAAAGTTCGTCAACGAGCAGGGGAACGACATGGAGAAGTGTCTGCAGGACTTCGGTGACCCACGGGGCTGCCTCGAACTCGTGGCGTACAAACTTAAAAAAGAAATAGTGCTGCTGCAGAGACTGAAGCACCCAAATATCATCAAG cttagaGGACACTGTATGGAGGAACCAGGACAAGGcttagagagagacggaggaggaggaggaggaagagtcacTGCCATCCTGGAGCAAGGCTATCCCCTCCAGATGATCCAGCTGCTGCAAAGCCCCTGGGAGGAGCGCTTCAGG GTGTGCCTGGGCCTGGTGCGCctgctccacttcctgtcccgcTCGCCGCTGGGCTCGGTGGGGCTGCTCGACTTCCAGCCGCGTCAGTTCGTCCTGGTGTCCGGCGAGCTGAAGCTCACGGACCTGGACGACGCCAGCGTGGAGGAGACCCCCTGCCGCTCGGACCGCGACTGCCTGCTGCAGTTCCCCCACAGGAACTTCACGCTGCCCTGCTCGGCGGCCGGGCTCTGCCGGGATCTCAACCAGAAGAGGAACCTCTACAACGCCTACCG GTATTTCTTCACCTACCTCCTGCCTCACCAGGCCCCGCCCGGCCTCACACACCTGGTGGACCACATCATGAACTCCACAG gggagctGAGAGCTGACATCAACCAGACACTGGGCTCCTTTGAAGAGATTCTCCTGCTCTACAAGTCTGGCCTGCACCTGGACAACCTGCCACCATCAATAATCAGAG ACTACACGGTGATGCGGGGCCTGGCCACCGCCGGGGACGTGGAGTACCGCTGCTGGCCGTCCTTCAGCCCGCGCGGCTGCGTCCTGGCCGTGCACAGCGCCCTGGAGGGCATGGCTCTGTGCAGCGCCCACCCCCAGTGCACCAGCTTCAGCCTGAGCGGGGAGACCACCTGGAGCG GTCACCTCTTGGCCTCCTTCAGGAGCGGCTTCAGTCACCTGCTCCCCGACGGCCGGTCGGAGGTGTATCTGAGGAGAGCCAAGGCTTCTGAACCGTCAGGGGTCTGA